One region of Oryzias latipes chromosome 6, ASM223467v1 genomic DNA includes:
- the harbi1 gene encoding putative nuclease HARBI1, giving the protein MEEAARSAVLLCSVFMSGSAPLLGGQLSEMCRLQAAVLRRSRTQEALDRDRRRRQYLRRRRAFLLSSIAGILSVIPTTRRPIWARRRIRGESFWATAESYDEDAWKAQFRVSRSTFDYLVKLIGPSIQRRRTNYRTPIEPRRRLAITLWWFARSGEYRSIADTFGVGIATVCIIVRQVTSAIVELLCRRFVSLPTGQQLDETIRGFADRCYPMCAGAIGSTHIPIAPPRDNPDHYVNARGWHSVILQGVVDHRLRFTDVYAGWPGSNSSASVLSSSDLYLKAEDRPDGYLFPREKSVLSGGVEIPVHLISDVSFPLRPWLMKGYSDEHQLSPEQRRFTFTLASARSVVDAAFMRLKGRWRCLLKKSDIDVSMMPKVVAACCVLHNICELQGDAFLPEWNVQTAPSGTCLIQPDVVPCQEETHGMAEVVRRTIAYNLLSILQH; this is encoded by the exons ATGGAGGAGGCGGCTCGGTCCGCAGTCCTCCTCTGCTCCGTGTTCATGTCTGGCTCTGCCCCGCTGCTTGGGGGTCAGCTGTCCGAGATGTGCCGGCTCCAGGCGGCCGTGCTGAGGCGGAGCCGGACGCAGGAGGCGCTGGACCGGGACCGGCGGCGGCGGCAATACCTGCGACGGAGGAGAGCCTTCCTGCTGTCCTCCATCGCCGGCATCCTCAGCGTCATCCCCACCACCCGCAGACCCATCTGGGCCCGCCGGCGGATACGGGGCGAGAGCTTCTGGGCCACGGCCGAGTCGTACGACGAGGACGCGTGGAAGGCGCAGTTTCGCGTGTCCCGATCGACGTTCGACTACCTGGTGAAGCTGATCGGACCGAGCATCCAGCGGCGCCGGACCAACTACCGGACGCCCATCGAGCCGCGCCGCCGCCTGGCCATCACGCTGTGGTGGTTCGCCCGGTCCGGGGAGTACCGCTCCATCGCGGACACGTTCGGGGTGGGCATCGCCACCGTGTGCATCATCGTGCGGCAGGTCACGTCGGCCATCGTGGAGCTGCTGTGCCGCCGCTTCGTGTCGCTTCCGACCGGACAACAGCTGGACGAAACCATCCGAGGCTTTGCGGACCGCTGCTACCCGATGTGCGCAGGCGCGATAGGCTCCACACACATCCCCATCGCCCCTCCGCGGGACAACCCGGACCACTACGTGAACGCCAGGGGCTGGCACTCCGTCATTCTGCAGGGCGTGGTGGACCACCGGCTCCG GTTCACAGACGTGTATGCGGGTTGGCCTGGCAGCAACAGCAGCGCCTCCGTGCTGTCCAGTTCGGACCTGTACCTGAAAGCTGAGGACCGCCCAGATGGCTACCTGTTCCCCAGAGAG AAGTCCGTGCTGTCTGGTGGCGTGGAGATTCCCGTCCATTTGATCAGCGACGTGTCGTTCCCTCTGAGGCCTTGGCTGATGAAAGGCTACAGCGATGAGCATCAGTTGTCCCCAGAGCAACGCCGCTTCACCTTCACGCTGGCGTCTGCACGCTCCGTGGTAGACGCCGCCTTCATGAGGCTGAAAGGACGCTGGAGGTGCCTGCTGAAGAAGAGTGACATCGATGTGTCCATGATGCCGAAGGTGGTGGCCGCCTGCTGCGTCCTGCATAacatctgcgagctgcaaggaGATGCCTTCCTGCCAGAGTGGAACGTGCAGACGGCGCCGTCCGGAACATGTCTCATCCAGCCAGACGTTGTGCCGTGCCAAGAAGAAACACACGGCATGGCAGAAGTGGTCCGGCGCACCATCGCCTACAACCTACTGTCCATCCTGCAGCACTGA
- the LOC101169695 gene encoding iroquois-class homeodomain protein irx-5-like: protein MAYPQGFLFQPASLALPACPALSPGLLLGRRTEQLSRSSSGSAFAPYPGSAAPPEFSPQLQYGVEQQAAASLSPFLSPAFDPSAGVSGSLDFHPFGPLGAFPYGDSAYRKNATRDATATLKAWLNEHRKNPYPTKGEKIMLAIITKMTLTQVSTWFANARRRLKKENKMTWTPRNRSEDEEDEENLELELHGEEEEKIKMREEETEQGRNTTPRHRSASGSCRFMLNGADSEPDRVSCVVDSGDRDLDLSSVSEAPPSDSESMLMLNSPSKEKVESCSTTQVSDSPPKPKLWSLAEIAMSPDSRRDSFQGGGVGRTLFSYSPGLPRNVYYTHRFLPGFSPHMPSSPHLLLTGPQQRMLERRGGAVQDCKPRSHNQLEQNKLQRGMMNV from the exons ATGGCTTATCCTCAGGGTTTCCTGTTCCAGCCTGCCTCCTTGGCTCTGCCCGCTTGCCCGGCCCTCAGCCCGGGGCTCCTGCTCGGACGGAGGACGGAGCAGCTCAGCCGCTCCTCTTCGGGCTCCGCTTTCGCTCCGTACCCCGGCTCCGCGGCGCCTCCCGAGTTCAGCCCTCAGCTCCAATACGGAGTGGAGCAGCAGGCTGCTGCAAGTCTCAGCCCGTTTCTG AGTCCGGCCTTTGACCCATCTGCGGGTGTCTCCGGATCATTAGACTTCCATCCATTTGGACCCCTGGGGGCCTTTCCGTACGGAGACTCTGCCTacaggaaaaatgccacaagggaCGCCACGGCTACGCTGAAAGCCTGGCTGAATGAGCACCGAAAGAACCCGTACCCCACCAAGGGGGAAAAGATCATGCTGGCCATCATCACCAAGATGACGCTGACGCAGGTGTCCACCTGGTTCGCCAACGCCCGGCGCAGGCTGAAGAAGGAGAACAAGATGACCTGGACGCCCCGCAACAGGAGCGAGGAcgaggaggatgaggaaaacctggagctggagctccacggtgaggaagaggagaagatcAAGATGAGGGAAGAGGAAACTGAGCAGGGCAGGAACACAA CCCCTCGGCACCGCTCTGCCTCCGGGTCCTGCAGGTTTATGTTGAATGGTGCCGACAGCGAGCCGGATCGAGTTTCTTGTGTTGTGGACTCTGGGGACCGGGACCTGGACCTCTCCTCTGTGTCTGAAGCCCCCCCCTCAGACTCGGAGAGCATGCTGATGTTGAACTCGCCATCTAAGGAGAAGGTGGAGTCCTGCAGTACCACCCAAGTGTCAGACTCCCCTCCCAAACCCAAACTGTGGTCCCTGGCTGAGATCGCCATGTCTCCAGACAGTAGGAGAGACTCGTTTCAAGGTGGGGGGGTGGGACGGACTCTGTTCTCCTATAGTCCTGGTTTACCTCGAAACGTTTACTACACCCACCGCTTCCTTCCCGGGTTCTCCCCCCACATGCCCAGCAGCCCCCACCTTCTGTTAACTGGACCGCAGCAGAGGATGCTGGAGAGGAGGGGGGGTGCTGTTCAGGACTGTAAACCACGCAGCCACAACCAGTTGGAGCAGAACAAACTCCAACGAGGCATGATGAATGTGTGA